In the genome of Vicia villosa cultivar HV-30 ecotype Madison, WI unplaced genomic scaffold, Vvil1.0 ctg.005758F_1_1, whole genome shotgun sequence, one region contains:
- the LOC131642751 gene encoding uncharacterized protein LOC131642751: MCKDRSGNHQTASETTTMDNQIDAFLKKLSYGAIAIASLTLFSLFLRTPDTCVPQEAPSKPHLRFPKSSCDFISTRPHLPSDKKNNRLWSSRDWNNKLHSISLIFLPIRDLGLLPNHSKIVCVSAGAGHEVAALQSLGVDDVTGVELFDSPPLVSRADPHNLPFFDGAFDFGFTARFDEALFPARFAAEMERVVRPGGVCFVLVGECGSHEVRDVVRLFRKSKFVSSSNVTFIGSRMTSILLRTRKSS, encoded by the coding sequence ATGTGCAAAGACAGATCCGGAAATCATCAAACCGCATCAGAAACCACCACAATGGATAACCAAATAGACGCATTCCTAAAGAAACTCTCATACGGCGCCATAGCCATAGCTTCACTCACActcttctctctcttcctccGAACCCCCGACACCTGCGTCCCTCAAGAAGCCCCTTCCAAACCCCACCTCCGCTTCCCCAAATCCTCCTGCGACTTCATCTCCACCCGCCCCCACCTCCCCTCCGACAAGAAAAACAACCGCCTCTGGTCCTCCCGCGACTGGAACAACAAACTCCACTCCATCTCCCTCATCTTCCTCCCGATTCGCGATCTAGGTCTTCTCCCTAACCACTCCAAGATCGTCTGTGTATCCGCCGGTGCCGGTCATGAAGTTGCTGCGTTGCAGAGTCTCGGTGTCGATGATGTTACTGGAGTTGAGCTTTTTGATTCTCCGCCGCTTGTGAGCCGGGCTGATCCGCATAATTTGCCGTTTTTTGATGGTGCGTTTGATTTTGGATTTACTGCGAGGTTTGACGAGGCGCTGTTTCCGGCGAGATTTGCGGCGGAGATGGAAAGGGTTGTTAGGCCGGgtggtgtttgttttgttcttgttggGGAGTGTGGGTCACATGAGGTGAGAGATGTTGTTCGGTTGTTTAGGAAGTCAAAATTTGTTAGTTCGAGTAATGTTACTTTTATTGGAAGTAGAATGACAAGTATTCTTTTGAGAACTAGAAAATCTTCTTAA